In the Corvus cornix cornix isolate S_Up_H32 chromosome 18, ASM73873v5, whole genome shotgun sequence genome, one interval contains:
- the LOC120410960 gene encoding LOW QUALITY PROTEIN: myosin heavy chain, skeletal muscle, adult-like (The sequence of the model RefSeq protein was modified relative to this genomic sequence to represent the inferred CDS: deleted 1 base in 1 codon; substituted 1 base at 1 genomic stop codon), producing MASSDAELAVFGEAAPYLRKSEKERIEAQNKPFDAKTSVFVAHPKESFVKGRIESRESGKVTVKTEAGETLTVKEDQVFAMNPPKYDKIEDMAMMTHLHEPAVLYNLKERYAAWMIYTYSGLFCVTVNPYKWLPVYNPEVVLAYRGKKRQEAPPHIFSISDNAYQFMLTDRENQSILITGESGAGKTVNTKRVIQYFATIAASGEKKKEEQTSGKMQGTLEDQIISANPLLEAFGNAKTVRNDNSSRFGKFIRIHFGATGKLASADIETYLLEKSRVTFQLKAERSYHIFYQITSNKKPELIEMLLVTTNPYDYHFVSQGEVTVPSIDDQEELMATDSAIDILGFTPDEKTAIYKLTGAVMHXWNLKFKQKQREEQAEPDGTEVADKAAYLTGLNSAEFLKALCYPRVKVGNEFVTKGQNVEQVHNAVGALAKAVYERMFLWMVVRINQQLDTKQPRQYFIGVLDIAGFEIFDFNSFEQLCINFTNEKLQQFFNHHMFVLEQEEYKKEGIEWTFIDFGMDLAACIELIEKPMGIFSILEEECMFPKATDTSFKNKLYDQHLGKSSNFQKPKPTKGKTEAHFSLVHYAGIVDYNITNWLEKNKDPLNETVIGLYQKSSVKTLALLFANYGGADAEGGGKKGGKKKGSSFQTVSALFRENLNKLMTNLRSTHPHFVRCIIPNETKTPGAMEHELVLHQLRCNGVLEGIRICRKGFPSRVLYADFKQRYRVLNASAIPDGQFMDNKKASEKLLGSIDIDHTQYRFGHTKVFFKAGLIGVLEEMRDEKLAEIMTMIQARSRGFLMRVEYQRMVERRESVFCIQYNIRAFMNVKHWPWMKLFFKIKPLLKSAESEKEMANMKQEFEKTKEELAKSEAKRKELEEKMVALVQEKNDLQLQVQAEADSLADAEERCDQLIKTKIQLEAKIKDLTERVEDEEEINAELTAKKRKLEDECSELKKDIDDLELTLAKVEKEKHATENKVKNLTEEMSALDETIAKLTKEKKALQEAHQQTLDDLQVEEDKVNTLTKAKTKLEQQVDDLEGSLEQEKKLRMDLERAKRKLEGDLKLAQDSIMDLENDKQQLDEKLKKKDFEISQIQSKIEDEQALGMQLQKKIKELQARIEELEEEIEAERTSRAKAEKHRADLSRELEEISERLEEAGGATAAQIEMNKKREAEFQKMRRDLEEATLQHEATAAALRKKHADSTAELGEQIDNLQRVKQKLEKEKSELKMEIDDLASNMESVSKAKANLEKMCRTLEDQLSEIKTKEEQNQRMINDLNTQRARLQTESGEYSRQVEEKDALISQLSRGKQGFTQQIEELKRHLEEEIKAKNALAHALQSARHDCDLLREQYEEEQEAKGELQRALSKANSEVAQWRTKYETDAIQRTEELEEAKKKLAQRLQDAEEHVEAVNAKCASLEKTKQRLQNEVEDLMIDVERTNAACAALDKKQRNFDKILAEWKQKYEETQAELEASQKESRSLSTELFKMKNAYEESLDHLETMKRENKNLQQEISDLTEQIAEGGKAIHELEKIKKQIEQEKSELQASLEEAEASLEHEEGKILRLQLELNQVKSEIDRKIAEKDEEIDQMKRNHLRIVESMQSTLDAEIRSRNEALRLKKKMEGDLNEMEIQLSHANRVAAEAQKNLRNTQAVLKDTQIHLDDALRTQEDLKEQVAMVERRANLLQAEVEELRAALEQTERSRKLAEQELLDATERAQLLHTQNTSLINTKKKLETDISQIQSEMEDTIQEARNAEEKAKKAITDAAMMAEELKKEQDTSAHLERMKKNLDQTVKDLQHRLEEAEQLALKGGKKQIQKLEARVRELEGEVDAEQKRSAEAVKGVRKYERRVKELTYQSEEDRKNVLRLQDLVDKLQMKVKSYKRQAEEAEELSNVNLSKFRKIQHELEEAEERADIAESQVNKLRVKSREFHGKKIEEEE from the exons ATGGCTTCTTCAGATGCTGAGTTGGCTGTTTTTGGGGAGGCAGCTCCTTACCTCCGAAAGTCGGAAAAGGAGAGAATTGAGGCCCAGAACAAACCTTTTGATGCCAAGACATCTGTCTTTGTGGCTCATCCCAAAGAATCTTTTGTGAAAGGCAGAATTGAGAGCAGGGAATCTGGCAAAGTTACTGTCAAAACTGAAGCGGGCGAG ACCCTGACTGTGAAGGAAGATCAAGTCTTCGCCATGAACCCTCCCAAGTACGATAAAATCGAGGACATGGCCATGATGACCCACCTCCACGAACCCGCTGTGCTGTACAACCTCAAAGAGCGTTACGCAGCCTGGATGATCTAC ACCTACTCGGGTCTCTTCTGCGTCACCGTCAACCCCTACAAGTGGCTGCCGGTGTACAACCCGGAGGTGGTGTTGGCCTACCGAGGCAAGAAGCGCCAGGAGGCCCCTCCACACATCTTCTCCATCTCTGACAACGCCTATCAGTTCATGCTGACTG ATCGGGAGAACCAGTCCATCCTGATCAC CGGAGAATCCGGTGCCGGGAAGACTGTGAACACAAAGCGTGTCATCCAGTACTTTGCAACAATTGCAGCCAGtggagagaagaagaaggaggagcagACATCAGGCAAAATGCAG GGAACGCTTGAGGATCAAATCATCAGCGCCAACCCACTGCTGGAGGCCTTTGGAAACGCCAAGACCGTGAGGAACGACAACTCCTCACGCTTT GGCAAATTCATCAGAATCCACTTTGGTGCCACAGGC AAGCTGGCTTCTGCTGACATTGAAACTT ATCTGCTGGAGAAGTCCAGAGTCACTTTCCAGCTCAAGGCGGAAAGAAGCTACCACATCTTTTATCAGATCACGTCCAACAAGAAGCCGGAGCTAATTG AAATGCTCCTTGTTACCACCAACCCTTATGATTATCACTTTGTGAGTCAAGGGGAGGTCACTGTTCCCAGCATTGATGACCAGGAGGAGCTCATGGCTACAGAT AGTGCCATTGACATCCTGGGCTTCACTCCAGATGAGAAAACAGCCATCTACAAGCTGACAGGGGCTGTCATGCACTAATGGAACCTAAAGTTCAAGCAGAAACAAcgagaggagcaggcagagcctgaTGGCACAGAAG TGGCTGACAAGGCTGCCTACCTAACGGGCCTTAACTCAGCCGAGTTTCTCAAGGCCTTGTGTTACCCCCGCGTCAAGGTTGGGAATGAGTTCGTGACCAAAGGTCAAAACGTGGAACAG GTGCACAATGCAGTGGGTGCCCTGGCAAAGGCTGTCTATGAGAGGATGTTCTTGTGGATGGTTGTTCGCATCAACCAACAGCTGGATACGAAGCAGCCCAGGCAGTACTTCATTGGTGTCCTGGACATTGCTGGCTTTGAGATCTTTGAT TTCAACAGCTTTGAGCAGCTGTGCATCAACTTCACCAATGAGAAACTGCAACAGTTCTTCAACCACCACATGTtcgtgctggagcaggaggagtaCAAGAAGGAGGGAATTGAATGGACATTCATTGACTTTGGCATGGACCTGGCTGCCTGCATTGAGCTCATTGAGAAG CCCATGGGCATCTTCTCCATCCTGGAAGAGGAGTGCATGTTCCCCAAGGCAACTGACACCTCTTTCAAGAACAAGCTCTATGACCAGCACCTGGGCAAGTCCAGCAACTTCCAGAAGCCAAAACCTACCAAAGGCAAGACTGAAGCCCACTTCTCCCTGGTGCACTATGCTGGCATAGTGGACTACAACATCACTAACTGGCTGGAGAAGAACAAGGACCCTCTGAATGAAACTGTCATTGGGTTGTACCAGAAATCATCTGTGAAGACCCTGGCTTTACTCTTTGCCAACTATGGTGGAGCAGATGCAG AGGGTGGTGGCAAGAAGGGAGGCAAGAAGAAGGGTTCTTCTTTCCAGACTGTCTCAGCTCTCTTCAGG GAGAATTTAAACAAGCTGATGACTAACTTGAGAAGCACTCACCCCCATTTTGTGCGGTGCATCATCCCAAATGAAACTAAAACACCTG GTGCCATGGAGCACGAGCTGGTGCTGCATCAGCTGCGCTGTAACGGCGTGCTGGAAGGGATCAGGATTTGCAGGAAAGGGTTCCCCAGCAGAGTCCTCTACGCTGACTTCAAACAGAG ATACAGAGTACTTAATGCCAGTGCTATTCCAGATGGTCAGTTCATGGATAACAAGAAGGCTTCAGAGAAGCTTCTTGGGTCCATTGATATTGACCACACCCAATACAGATTTGGTCACACCAAG GTGTTCTTCAAAGCTGGACTGATAGGTGTGCTGGAGGAGATGAGAGATGAGAAACTGGCAGAGATTATGACCATGATACAAGCCAGGTCCAGAGGCTTCCTGATGAGAGTGGAGTACCAGAGAATGGTGGAGAGAAG AGAGTCCGTCTTCTGCATCCAGTACAACATCCGTGCATTCATGAATGTCAAACACTGGCCATGGATGAAGCTGTTCTTCAAGATCAAGCCCTTGCTGAAGAGTGCAGAGTCTGAGAAGGAGATGGCCAACATGAAACAGGAGTTTGAGAAAACCAAGGAAGAGCTTGCAAAGTCTGAGGCAAAGcggaaggagctggaggagaaaatggTGGCCCTggtgcaggagaaaaatgaccTGCAGCTCCAAGTGCAGGCT GAAGCAGATAGCTTGGCTGATGCTGAGGAAAGATGTGACCAGCtcatcaaaaccaaaatccagCTGGAAGCCAAAATTAAGGACTTAACTGAAAGGGTTGAGGATGAAGAGGAAATTAATGCTGAGCTGACAGCCAAGAAGAGGAAACTGGAAGATGAATGTTCAGAGCTGAAGAAAGATATTGATGACCTTGAGCTAACACTGGCCaaggtggagaaggaaaaacacgCCACCGAAAACAAG GTGAAAAACCTGACGGAGGAAATGTCAGCCCTGGATGAGACCATCGCCAAGCtgacaaaagagaagaaagcccTCCAAGAGGCCCATCAGCAAACCCTGGATGACCTGCAGGTAGAGGAGGACAAAGTCAATACACTGACCAAGGCCAAGAccaagctggagcagcaagTGGACGAT CTGGAAGGGTCCCTGGAGCAAGAGAAGAAACTGCGCATGGACCTGGAGAGAGCTAAGAGGAAACTGGAAGGAGACCTGAAGCTGGCCCAGGACAGCATCATGGATTTGGAGAATGATAAACAGCAGCTGGACGAGAAACTGAAGAA gaaagattttgaaatCAGCCAGATCCAGAGCAAGATTGAGGATGAACAAGCCCTGGGCATGCAACTTCAGAAGAAGATCAAGGAGCTGCAG GCCCGTattgaggagctggaggaggagattGAGGCAGAGCGAACCTCTCGCGCTAAAGCAGAGAAGCATCGGGCTGACCTGTcgagggagctggaggagatCAGCGAGCGCCTGGAAGAAGCAGGAGGGGCAACAGCAGCTCAGATTGAGATGAACAAGAAGCGCGAGGCAGAATTCCAGAAGATGCGCCGTGACCTGGAAGAGGCCACGCTGCAGCACGAAGCCACGGCTGCCGCCCTGCGCAAGAAGCACGCGGACAGCACCgctgagctgggggagcagaTCGACAACCTGCAACGCGTGaagcagaagctggagaaggagaagagtgAGCTGAAGATGGAGATTGATGACTTGGCCAGCAACATGGAGTCTGTCTCCAAGGCCAAG GCCAACCTGGAGAAGATGTGCCGCACCCTGGAAGATCAGCTGAGTGAGATTAAAACAAAGGAGGAGCAGAATCAGCGCATGATCAACGACCTCAATACGCAAAGAGCTCGCCTGCAGACAGAGTCAG ggGAATATTCACGCCAGGTGGAGGAGAAAGATGCTCTGATTTCTCAGCTGTCTAGGGGCAAGCAAGGATTTACCCAACAGATTGAGGAACTCAAGAGACATctagaagaagaaattaag GCCAAGAACGCCCTGGCCCACGCCCTGCAGTCCGCTCGCCACGACTGTGACTTGCTCCGGGAACAAtatgaggaggagcaggaggccaAGGGGGAGCTGCAGCGCGCCCTGTCCAAGGCCAACAGCGAAGTGGCCCAGTGGAGAACCAAATACGAGACGGACGCGATTCAGCGCACGGAGGAGCTCGAGGAGGCCAA GAAGAAGCTGGCACAGCGCCTGCAGGATGCAGAGGAACATGTTGAGGCTGTCAATGCCAAATGCGCCTCcctggaaaagacaaagcagaggctgcagaatgAAGTGGAGGACCTGATGATTGACGTGGAGAGAACCAATGCTGCCTGCGCTGCTCTGGATAAGAAGCAGAGGAACTTTGACAAG ATCCTGGCAGAATGGAAGCAGAAGTATGAGGAAACgcaggctgagctggaggcCTCGCAGAAGGAGTCGCGCTCTCTGAGCACGGAGCTGTTCAAGATGAAGAATGCCTATGAGGAGTCCTTGGACCACCTGGAAACAATGAAGCGGGAGAACAAGAACCTGCAGC AGGAGATTTCCGACCTCACGGAGCAGATTGCTGAGGGAGGAAAGGCAATTCATGAGCTGGAGAAAATCAAGAAGCAGATTGAGCAGGAGAAATCTGAACTGCAAGCCTCCCTGGAGGAAGCTGAG GCCTCTCTGGAACACGAAGAGGGGAAGATCCTGCGCCTGCAGCTTGAGCTCAACCAAGTGAAGTCTGAGATTGACAGGAAGATAGCAGAGAAAGATGAGGAGATTGACCAGATGAAGAGAAACCACCTCAGAATTGTGGAGTCCATGCAGAGCACGCTGGATGCTGAGATCAGGAGCAGGAATGAAGCCCTGAGGCTAAAGAAGAAGATGGAGGGAGACCTGAATGAAATGGAGATCCAGCTCAGCCATGCCAACCGTGtggctgcagaggcacagaagaACCTGAGAAACACCCAGGCAGTGCTCAAG GACACTCAGATCCATCTGGATGATGCTCTCAGGACACAGGAGGACCTGAAGGAGCAGGTGGCCATGGTGGAGCGCAGGGCAAacctgctgcaggctgaagTTGAGGAGCTGcgggcagccctggagcagacGGAGCGGTCGAGGAAATTGGCTGAGCAGGAGCTTCTGGATGCAACTGAACGTGCACAGCTCCTCCATACCCAG AACACCAGCTTGATCAACACCAAGAAGAAGCTGGAAACAGACATTTCCCAGATCCAGAGTGAAATGGAGGATACCATCCAGGAAGCCCGCAATGCTGAGGAGAAGGCCAAGAAGGCCATCACAGAT GCGGCCATGATGGCAGAAGAGCTGAAGAAGGAGCAGGACACCAGTGCCCACCTGGAGAGGATGAAGAAGAACCTGGACCAGACGGTGAAGGACCTGCAGCACCGTCTGGAAGAGGCCGAGCAGCTGGCActgaagggagggaagaagcagaTCCAGAAGCTGGAGGCCAGG GTGCGGGAGCTGGAAGGGGAGGTTGATGCTGAGCAGAAGCGCAGCGCTGAAGCCGTGAAGGGTGTGCGCAAGTACGAGCGGAGGGTGAAGGAACTGACCTACCAG TCTGAGGAAGACAGGAAGAATGTCCTCAGGCTGCAGGATCTGGTGGACAAGCTGCAAATGAAAGTGAAATCCTACAAGAGACAAGCCGAGGAGGCT GAGGAGCTGTCCAACGTCAACCTGTCCAAGTTCCGCAAGATCCAGCACGAGCTGGAGGAAGCCGAGGAGCGGGCTGACATTGCAGAGTCACAGGTCAACAAGCTCCGAGTGAAGAGCCGGGAGTTTCATGGCAAGAAGATAGAAGAGGAAGAGTGA